From one Planococcus citri chromosome 3, ihPlaCitr1.1, whole genome shotgun sequence genomic stretch:
- the TTLL1B gene encoding polyglutamylase complex subunit TTLL1 encodes MPVTFCTDLDKSVLVTNFEKRGWLHVGPEDDWNFYWAGIQTCRNLFSIDSGYRMNDNQIINHFPNHYELTRKDLLVKNIKRYRKELEREGNPLAERECPGRYLYLDFVPVTFVLPSDYSMFVEEYRKNPHSTWIMKPCGKSQGAGIFLINKLSKLKRWSRESKTPFNPSVVKESYVISRYIDNPLLIGGKKFDLRLYILVTSFRPLKAYLFKLGFCRFCTVKYEANVQELDNMYAHLTNVSVQKHGVEYNSMHGGKLNIQNLKLYLECTHGKTVTENLFKDIKWLIVHSLKSVSYIMANDRHCFECYGYDIIIDNQLKPWLIEVNASPSLTSTTVNDRILKYKLIDNIISTVLPPDGIPDIRWNKCPPTETLGNFELLIDEEIASKNNETTSKSQESRNSYHARK; translated from the coding sequence ATGCCAGTTACTTTTTGTACCGATTTAGATAAGTCAGTATTAGTGACCAATTTCGAGAAACGTGGCTGGCTTCACGTCGGTCCCGAAGATGACTGGAATTTCTACTGGGCTGGTATACAAACATGTCGTAATCTATTCAGCATCGATAGCGGATACCGTATGAATGATAACCAAATCATCAATCACTTCCCCAATCACTACGAACTCACTCGTAAAGATCTCTTGGTCAAGAATATAAAACGCTACCGTAAGGAGTTAGAACGCGAAGGGAATCCTTTAGCTGAACGAGAATGTCCTGGCAGATATCTTTATCTGGATTTCGTGCCAGTTACATTCGTACTTCCTTCGGACTACAGTATGTTTGTCGAAGAGTATCGTAAAAATCCCCATAGTACGTGGATCATGAAACCGTGCGGTAAATCTCAAGGCGCTGGGATATTCTTGATTAATAAGCTATCGAAATTGAAACGTTGGTCTCGTGAAAGTAAAACACCCTTTAATCCGTCTGTCGTGAAGGAATCGTACGTTATATCTCGATACATCGATAACCCTTTATTAATCGGtggtaaaaaattcgatttgagGTTATACATTCTTGTCACCTCGTTCCGCCCGTTGAAAgcttatttatttaaattaggATTTTGTCGTTTTTGTACCGTTAAATACGAAGCTAACGTTCAAGAATTAGACAACATGTACGCCCATCTAACCAACGTTTCTGTCCAAAAACACGGAGTCGAGTATAACAGCATGCACGGGGGAAAATTAAACATCCAGAATTTGAAACTCTACTTGGAATGTACCCACGGTAAAACAGTGaccgaaaatttattcaaagatATAAAATGGTTAATAGTTCACTCGTTGAAATCGGTATCTTACATCATGGCTAATGATAGACACTGCTTCGAATGCTACGGTTACGATATCATCATCGATAATCAACTTAAGCCTTGGTTAATTGAAGTTAACGCTTCGCCATCTCTAACTTCGACTACTGTAAATGATCGTATACTTAAATATAAATTAATCGATAATATCATATCGACTGTACTGCCCCCCGACGGTATACCGGATATCCGTTGGAATAAATGTCCCCCTACCGAAACGCtgggtaattttgaattattaatcgACGAAGAAATAGCCTCGAAAAATAACGAAACCACTTCCAAGTCGCAAGAGTCGCGTAATTCGTATCATGCACGAAAGTAG
- the Mtr4 gene encoding exosome RNA helicase MTR4 encodes MDDLDDIFDVFEENENADTVGLYLDAVEAKTEEECKKRNVDNVSEDGNASKKTKTEPLEDVKVKSSKDKKSSDPTWKCEMKHYLNEFKKADKSRVFTVETLEACVHEVAVPPEVEYVPLEKSTRTPAKEYPFTLDPFQKEAILCIDNNQSVLISAHTSAGKTVAAEYSIAMALRDNQRVIYTTPIKALSNQKYREFSDEFKDVGLVTGDVTINYEASCLIMTTEILRNMLYRGSQIMREVKWVIFDEIHYMRDKERGVVWEETLILLPDNVRFVFLSATIPNARQFAEWVAYIHNQPCHVVYTEYRPVPLQHYLFPAGGQGIHLIVDEHGNFREDNFNLAMSILSDSNPVKEEARNKWKQKMQAAGVNCFNIVKMLMERHMAPIIAFSFSKKECEVYAIQMAKLDFSTKEEKKLIEEILTNALDVLSEEDRKLPQVESIRPLLLRGIGVHHGGLLPILKETVEILFAENLLKILFATETFAMGLNMPARTVLFTSCRKFDGKQNRFVTSGEYIQMSGRAGRRGLDEKGIVLLMIDEKVSPDVAKCIVQGQADPLNSAFHLTYNMILNLMRVEDINPEYMLERSFAQFQNQAAIPDVCAKLQKLQIQYDSMKIVNEDKVALYYTLKKQVGVVKEKIREFFVLPVYLIPFLQVGRMVKIKDDQREYDWGIILNFKKHDSRNKNPSNPDAVNITVDVMVPICKSENSQANEMEVISIKHNQIVEIGAVRLTCPKDLRTSDNQKAVSKSLQETKKRFDQIPLLDPVNDMNIQANGLKASITNLQALETKLKAMPIHESADIDQLCKQYDEKFKISEEIENTIAEFKKLNKVDQLVELKRHKKVLKKLNYCSAAEVVETKGKIACELSSGEELLMTELIFNGIFSDLNPAQCVALLSCFMCDEKSNTQIQMTDELSGSLRRMQELARMIARVSKECHIEIDEDAYVDRFKPFLMDVCYAWCNGSTFMEVCRKTDIFEGSIIRSFRRMEEALRQLVQATKSIGNSDLEKKFNEAIVALKRGIAFAASLYL; translated from the exons ATGGATGATTTGGACGACATTTTCGATGTGTTCGAAGAGAATGAAAACGCCGACACTGTCGGCTTGTACTTGGACGCCGTTGAAGCTAAGACCGAAGAAGAATGCAA AAAACGTAACGTTGACAATGTCTCTGAAGATGGAAATGCTTctaagaaaacaaaaactgaacCGCTCGAAGATGTTAAAGTCAA AAGTTCCAAAGACAAGAAATCATCTGATCCGACCTGGAAATgtgaaatgaaacattatttaAA TGAATTCAAGAAAGCAGATAAAAGCCGCGTATTCACCGTAGAAACACTCGAAGCTTGTGTACACGAAGTAGCTGTACCACCTGAAGTAGAATACGTTCCGTTGGAAAAATCAACGCGCACTCCAGCCAAAGAATACCCTTTCACTTTGGATCCTTTCCAGAAAGAAGCTATCTTATGTATCGATAATAATCAATCTGTGTTAATTTCGGCTCACACTTCTGCCGGTAAAACAGTAGCAGCAGA ATACAGTATAGCTATGGCTTTACGAGATAATCAAAGAGTAATCTATACCACACCGATCAAAGCTCTAAGTAATCAGAAATATCGCGAGTTCAGTGATGAATTCAAAGATGTCGGGTTAGTTACCGGCGATGTAACGATTAACTACGAAGCTAGTTGTTTAATTATGACGACCGAA ATTTTGAGAAACATGTTATATAGAGGATCGCAAATAATGCGTGAAGttaaatgggtaatttttgacgaaattcattACATGAGAGATAAGGAACGAGGCGTAGTATGGGAAGAAACTTTGATACTGTTACCGGATAACGTCAGATTCGTATTTTTATCTGCTACTATTCCGAATGCTCGTCAGTTTGCTGAATGGGTAGCTTACATCCATAATCAACCTTGTCACGTCGTTTATACCGAATATCGTCCGGTGCCATTGCAACATTATTTGTTTCCTGCTGGTGGTCAGGGAATCCATCTCATTGTCGATGAACAT GGTAATTTTCGAGAAGATAATTTTAACCTCGCCATGTCCATTCTGTCCGATTCGAATCCGGTTAAAGAAGAAGCACGTAATAAATGGAAGCAGAAAATGCAGGCTGCGGGAGTCAACTGTTTCAATATCGTGAAAATGTTGATGGAACGACATATGGCTCCAATTATAGCTTTTTCCTTCAGCAAGAAGGAATGCGAAGTTTACGCTATTCAAATGGCCAAGCTAGATTTTAGTACGA aagaagaaaaaaaattaatcgaagaaATCTTAACGAACGCTTTAGACGTCTTATCAGAAGAAGATCGTAAATTACCTCAAGTCGAAAGTATCAGGCCTCTTTTACTCAGAGGAATAGGCGTACATCACGGAGGTTTGCTGCCAATATTGAAAGAAACTGTTGAAATACTTTTCGCCGAgaacttattgaaaattttatttgccaCCGAAACCTTCGCTATGGGATTAAACATGCCTGCTCGTACTGTATTGTTTACAAGCTGTCGTAAATTTGATGGAAAACAGAATCGATTT GTCACATCTGGTGAATATATTCAGATGTCTGGTCGAGCCGGAAGACGTGGTTTGGACGAAAAAGGTATTGTTTTGTTGATGATCGACGAAAAAGTCAGTCCAGATGTAGCCAAGTGTATCGTACAAGGTCAAGCTGATCCATTGAATTCGGCTTTCCATTTGACGTATAATATGATTCTGAATTTAATGCGAGTCGAAGATATTAATCCGGAGTATATGTTGGAGAGGAGTTTTGCACAGTTTCAGAATCAAGCTGCCATACCAGATGTTTGTGCGA agttacaaaaattacaaatccaATACGATAGTATGAAAATTGTCAATGAAGACAAAGTCGCCCTGTATTACACGTTGAAGAAACAAGTCGGCGTtgtcaaagaaaaaattcgcgaatttttcgTACTGCCTGTTTATTTAATACCGTTTTTACAAGTTGGCAGAATGGTGAAG ATTAAAGACGATCAACGAGAATACGATTGGGGTATCATATTGAACTTCAAGAAACACGATTCACGTAACAAAAATCCCTCGAATCCGGACGCAGTCAACATCACCGTCGACGTTATGGTACCGATATGTAAAAGCGAAAATTCTCAAGCTAACGAAATGGAGGTGATTTCCATCAAGCATAACCAAATAGTCGAAATCGGAGCTGTCAGATTAACGTGCCCGAAAGATCTCAGAACGTCGGATAACCAAAAGGCTGTTTCTAAATCGCTCCAG GAGACTAAAAAACGATTCGACCAGATCCCTTTGTTAGACCCAGTCAACGATATGAATATCCAAGCAAATGGTTTAAAAGCATCTATCACGAATTTACAAGCCTTAGAAACTAAATTAAAGGCAATGCCAATTCACGAATCCGCCGATATCGATCAGCTTTGTAAACAATACGACGAGAAGttcaag ATATCCGAAGAAATTGAGAATACCATCGCCGAgtttaaaaaactcaataaagTAGATCAGCTGGTCGAATTGAAACGCCATAAAAAAGTATTGAAGAAGTTGAATTATTGCTCGGCTGCCGAAGTTGTAGAAACCAAGGGTAAAATCGCTTGCGAATTGAGCAG TGGCGAAGAGTTATTAATGACTGAATTGATATTCAACGGTATATTTTCCGACCTAAATCCGGCTCAGTGTGTGGCGCTGTTGAGTTGTTTCATGTGCGATGAGAAAAGTAACACTCAGATACAAATGACCGATGAATTGTCTGGCTCATTAAGGCGAATGCAG GAGTTGGCCAGAATGATCGCCAGGGTTAGTAAAGAGTGTCATATCGAAATAGACGAGGATGCGTATGTGGATAGATTCAAACCGTTTTTAATGGACGTATGTTATGCCTGGTGCAACGGTAGCACATTTATGGAAGTTTGCCGTAAAACAGATATTTTCGAAG gCAGTATTATTCGATCGTTTAGGCGAATGGAAGAAGCTCTTAGGCAACTGGTACAGGCTACGAAAAGTATTGGCAATAGTGATCTAGAGAAGAAATTCAACGAAGCGATCGTCGCTTTGAAAAGAGGCATAGCTTTTGCCGCTAGTTTATATTTGTAG
- the HSPC300 gene encoding probable protein BRICK1-B, which yields MATLHREAIQKQIQQDWANREYIEVITGSIKKMTDFLNSFDMSCRSRIAALNEKLTILERKIEYLEAWVTKGESSN from the exons ATGGCAACGTTACACCGAGAAGCAATCCAGAAACAAATCCAGCAAGATTGGGCGAATCGCGAATACATCGAAGTGATAACCGGAAGCATTAAAAAGATGACCGATTTCTTAAACTCGTTCG ATATGTCATGCAGATCACGAATAGCAGcgcttaatgaaaaattgactatattggagagaaaaattgaatacttggagGCATGG GTAACAAAAGGTGAATCGTCGAATTAG